The Leifsonia sp. ZF2019 DNA segment GAGCTGCCACCGCCTCACCACCTCGGGCATCTTCGTGCTCCAGTGCGGCGACCCGAAGGGCGATGGCAGCGGCGGTCCCGGCTACTCGTACGGCCCGGTGGAGAACGCCCCCGCCGACGGCACCTACCCGGCCGGCACCATCGCCATGGCCCGTCAGAGCGGCAACGGCTACAGCCAGGGCAGCCAGTTCTTCATCGTCTACAAGGACAGCCCGATCCCCTCGGACGCCGCCGGTGGATACACCGTGCTCGGCCGGATCACGAGCGGGCTCGACACCCTGACCTCCGACGTCGTGGCCAAGGGCGTCGAGGGCGGCGGGACCGACGGCAAGCCGTCGGTGGCGACGAAGATCGACAGCTTCACGCTGCAGTGATGCGGCGTGTGCAATAGGCTGATTCCACCGCGGGGCGGGTTCTCCGCCCTGACCGCACAGCAGCAAGGTGAGGCTCTTGGCTACTTCTGAACAGCACCCCTGGGGTCGCGTCGACGAGACCGGGACCGTGTACGTCCGCGAGGGCGACGGGGAACGCGTCGTCGGCCAGTATCCGGACGGCACGCCCGAGGAAGCGATCGGCTACTTCGAGCGCAAGTACACCGATCTCGCCGGGCAGGTCTCGCTGCTCGAGCAGCGCGCCCGCCGGGGCGCCCCCGCCGCCGACATCGCCAAGTCCGTCGCCAACCTCCGCTCCTCCGTCGAGGGCGCCAACGCCGTCGGCGACCTCGCCTCCCTGCTCACGCGTCTGGACGCCCTGGGCGGCACCGTCGAGGAGCTCACCGAGCAGCAGAGCGCCGAGGCCAAAGCGGCCGTGGAGTCCGCGATCGCCGAGCGGACGGCCATCGTCGAGGAGGCCGAAGCCCTCGCCGCGCAGGACCCGGAGCGCACCCAGTGGAAGCAGACCACCGCGAGCCTGGACGCTCTGTTCGCGCGGTGGCAGTCCCATCAGCACGATGGCCCGCGACTGCCGAAGAACGAGGCGAACGAGCTCTGGAAGCGTTTCCGGGCGGCCCGCTCGACGATCGAGCACAACCGCAAGGCGTTCTTCGCCGAGCTGGACAACCAGCACCGCGATGTCCGCAGCCGCAAGAACGCGCTGATCGAGCAGGCCGAGAAGCTCATCCCGCTCGGCGCCGACGGCGTCCCGGAGTATCGCCGCCTGCTCGACCAGTGGAAGCTCGCGGGC contains these protein-coding regions:
- a CDS encoding DUF349 domain-containing protein gives rise to the protein MATSEQHPWGRVDETGTVYVREGDGERVVGQYPDGTPEEAIGYFERKYTDLAGQVSLLEQRARRGAPAADIAKSVANLRSSVEGANAVGDLASLLTRLDALGGTVEELTEQQSAEAKAAVESAIAERTAIVEEAEALAAQDPERTQWKQTTASLDALFARWQSHQHDGPRLPKNEANELWKRFRAARSTIEHNRKAFFAELDNQHRDVRSRKNALIEQAEKLIPLGADGVPEYRRLLDQWKLAGRAGKKNDDALWARFKAAGDAIYSAKAEVDARDNEEYEANLQLKLALLDEAEPLLGEKDREVARNALLSIQERWDAIGRVPREQVRPIEDRLRKVETAVRRLDEEHWERNNPEKKARSEGLASQLNAAIAKLEQELAEAQAGGDAAKVKAAQEALDARKIWLDALG